Sequence from the Fundulus heteroclitus isolate FHET01 chromosome 7, MU-UCD_Fhet_4.1, whole genome shotgun sequence genome:
GTTGTAAATGGGTTCTgccctgttttttatttttgggtctTATTTTTGTCTTCAATGTAGACATAGAAGCCCAGATCCTGGAGATCCAGGGGATGAAGGCctccctgcaggaggagaacGGTGAGCAGGGAGTCGGCCTGGTCTCCACTGACTTCTTTGACCAAGATATCTATGGAGGCACTGACCACCGTTTCAAAGGCTACGTCACTTCGATTGCAGCCAACGAACAAGAGGATGTAAGTGTTCTGTTGCTTGATAGTTTGGGTTTTCTCCTGCGTCAGTCTTGGCCTGTGGAGCTTGACTGCTCCCGATGTATGTGTTCTGTATACGAGCTAGGAGAATCTTGCCAGCTTGGTGAGATTTGACTAGACTCTTGCGTCTCTTTCTTCCCCAGGACGATGAAGACGATACGTCTACAAGCTTATTGGGACCAAAGAAACCCGGCTACCACGCACCAGTGGCAATACTATATCCCACCGCTCAGTCGGATGAGCAGGTATGTCCACATTTGTGTCACATTTAtccttttttattgtatttttttcccccgtagaaaatgtgtttgagtgggaaataattgtaaaatataattttttttttggtcgcAGTACGACCCATTCGCAGAACATCGTGCACCGAAGATCGCGGATCGGGAGGACGAATACAAAGGCCGCCGCAGACAGATGATCATCTCGCCCGAGCGTCTTGACCCGTTTGCTGACGGTAATTTTTTgtcgtttttattttcatcacatCGACACTCCCTGtctttttatttccccccacTGCTCACATTTGTGATTTTCCCCCTTTCGTGAACTTCAGTAGCTTAGTTTTACTGTTCAACCCTTCGACCACATTGCACTAGCTTGCTTCCCAGACTCCGTGCCTTCCCTGTGGTCAATCCTGTGCGAAAACCATTCGACCGTTTTCTAATTTTACACCAAATATAACTGCAGGCTCATCATTTGGGTGAGGAGAGAGAGTTGCTATTCTGATAgtgtaatgatttttttcctgatttgtgCCTCAAACATTGTAGGGTTAACCATGTGTTGAGGGGGAGAGGTGGTTAGGTGTGTTCTAACAAACATGGGTCGCAGATgggccgtgtgtgtgtgtgtcgaaGGGTTAACGATGGCCAAACAGAGCATGTGAAGACCTGGGTTAGGTTTGGAACAACTGACCTGCCGATGCACTGTGCTTTTCCATACTGGGCGCAGTCATGTAGATCCTCAGGCAGTCAGATGAGGGAAGACATCAGAGTTGTGCTGCCAGTGTAGAGTCACTTCATTTCTTTCTGCCAAAGGCCATGACAAAGCTAAAAGATGCTtccatttctattttttctttgagttcTAATTTAAGAGGATTCTGCTACCTTAAGTGCATCAACTGGCTTTTTAATTTACTAAGAGATTTAAATATTGGGCCTCTGGATTAAGCTTCAAAATAACTTTTGGCATCTTTATGTCTAGAATTATTTTAAGCTAAACGTCAGCTCTTCATCATTTTCTGCTCTAACCAAATCAAAGCAACTCTTAGGAAGCTCGTTTACGTTTGAGAAGAGCTTAAATAGCCTGAGTGTTTCAGGTTTGGTTTTAGTTTCTCTGAAGCCTGCATGTAGAGAGAGCTCTTTTGTATAAAGTTGttgtgtaaatatattttta
This genomic interval carries:
- the sf3b1 gene encoding splicing factor 3B subunit 1 isoform X4, producing MAKIAKTHEDIEAQILEIQGMKASLQEENGEQGVGLVSTDFFDQDIYGGTDHRFKGYVTSIAANEQEDDDEDDTSTSLLGPKKPGYHAPVAILYPTAQSDEQYDPFAEHRAPKIADREDEYKGRRRQMIISPERLDPFADGFFSAG
- the sf3b1 gene encoding splicing factor 3B subunit 1 isoform X3 — translated: MAKIAKTHEDIEAQILEIQGMKASLQEENGEQGVGLVSTDFFDQDIYGGTDHRFKGYVTSIAANEQEDDDEDDTSTSLLGPKKPGYHAPVAILYPTAQSDEQYDPFAEHRAPKIADREDEYKGRRRQMIISPERLDPFADAVLLCQSCTALCKGCSNSSCVGYGEDSALVSLLRVHWPLVWEAVRGMRCSAATSKPQPLSASFIWPLLNPTSRDKSSPV